Proteins encoded together in one Microplitis mediator isolate UGA2020A chromosome 7, iyMicMedi2.1, whole genome shotgun sequence window:
- the LOC130672329 gene encoding cadherin-99C isoform X1 translates to MAPSTIWVFSLLCLILPQNVFSKPGLCEELTGQSNIILDIEESRGYGYEQPTVPEELPVSGNPYNETTLELIFPGKAPLFALNGKKLRLLKQLDRDSENLSHVVFQLACTVRSTNKKRIIPIIVRVSDINDNAPKFINTPYETTVPELTPVGSTIFQNVVALDADAGVNGLVEYSISPGDGNGIGSNNAVGRDRITTADGYGYFSINLPHQGQVTVNRTLDFERTQRYLVTILASDRALNTSERLTSTTTLTVNIRDDDDQDPSFIYQGCMLLDGSCINPEYSASVSSGVLSGILNISPEKIQAVDMDSINAPIHYSFLSGNPPNYRDFFEINQNTGAVKQIRAVDTTVTKKFDIIIKAVEESEAKRSATAKLTITVKPVDSNPPVITASSVEGYVDENAPVGTKVIDRDGNPIKLTVFDADLAPEDPKPNYTFELTTSFFGIDQSGTLIVNEENLDRDPPSPGRFRFQVIAREKSGIAASTPLSFVVTLNDVNDNAPQLPMVPPITVQAGEARREVIKVEATDNDEGENAEITYSIYHVSNNGQQKFKIDPKSGVIESVRKLNAGEQYSITVQATDKGGKYSQTIVEINVIPGPNTRSPVFQQPVYEVQVSEGAPINSTVATITALDPENDPVSYSILSGNDLRQFAIGDKSGVITVIRKLDREDLTRYQLFVKAEDSGGLSSTATVNIRVTDINDKNPEFQGLPYEFEVKEGEARKLIGHVHADDADEGINSEITYFAPDDIPFTVDPETGDVLTKIALDYEQNHEYKFVVTARDGAPDPRLATATVSVKVIDVEDEVPIFHQSSYEARVKENVPDYMVIQVVADDPDTKKQITYVIKQGDTDLFSIDPKTGVIKTVRGLDYERDSQHILIVGTLENTSDLPGSTTRVVINVQDMNDIPPVFTTIPRPITLDDDVPIGTTVINLLAQDSDGTSPGNQVRYEIIGRGSASRYFVIDPDSGILTVRDDLRKETDSEYQVDVRAYDLGEPQLSSVTTVPIYIRHVATVAPEVGLGFAEDSYNVDVPEDASDNTLIKILTIINSHAHDTTLNCEIYSGNEDGLFETKITDERNCALRLKKGALDYETVEFYQIKIKLESTSGILNSHRNTTMVKIQVIDVNDNKPEFIFPEDPLGLRRRRYFASIPKTAQFSFNVLQVKAQDKDNGKYGKLEYKMLNGRGTQYLSIDSSSGMIKTIGTFDNVLLEELPFKFNVQVRDNPNSTTKFNTADAPVIVNLIDEENLLVLAIQDASADNVQKEATKIVRVLEEKTGLLIGIDRISTRKTVNKNGTVENHPLDTDVWFYAIDPKTEIILDRNNSHLIRVMLDKPAMSSLIFDVSTAVRANAIDIHAPVTAPEQPTIVTPIAVAFSGEVFPYALIIIACVILVLGVAGIIYICISWSRYKSYRERMQRMYVVPRYDPVYVETDLKEYETQVLRMSVPNDDNESYNDLQLDFSNKNHAFSLDNVSYITKDHGGSTGQQSPVSSEAATTVRASSIAGNPEVNMQSLRRSTLSRKNNNNTNLINNIDTPVLNPLFNHEELLSASPSNDNVTFRERKDYSHLGFSYLTEQSPVETTTEL, encoded by the exons GTTATGAGCAGCCAACTGTACCAGAAGAACTTCCGGTCTCTGGGAATCCCTACAACGAGACCACCTTGGAGTTAATATTTCCTGGAAAGGCGCCACTATTCGCCCTCAATGGAAAGAAACTGAGACTCCTTAAACAACTGGATCGTGACAGCGAGAACCTCTCGCACGTTGTGTTCCAG ctgGCATGTACAGTAAGATCGACAAACAAAAAACGAATTATTCCAATAATCGTACGTGTGTCTGATATAAATGACAATGCACCAAAGTTTATCAATACGCCGTACGAAACAACAGTACCCgag CTTACGCCAGTAGGATCGACAATATTTCAAAATGTCGTGGCATTGGACGCTGACGCGGGTGTGAATGGACTCGTGGAATACTCAATATCACCAGGAGATGGGAACGGTATTGGCAGTAACAATGCCGTTGGTCGTGATAGAATTACAACCGCAGACGGGTATGGTTATTTTAGCATCAACTTGCCACATCAGGGACAGGTCACGGTCAATCGAACACTCGACTTCGAGAGGACGCAGCGTTATCTCGTCACCATCCTCGCCTCC GATCGAGCATTGAATACGTCCGAAAGATTGACATCGACTACAACTCTAACCGTAAATATTAGAGATGATGACGACCAAGATCCTTCATTCATCTACCAAGGATGTATGCTGCTCGACGGATCGTGTATCAATCCCGAGTACTCGGCTTCC GTATCCAGTGGAGTACTCTCTGGAATACTCAATATATCGCCGGAGAAAATACAAGCCGTTGACATGGACAGTATTAATGCACCAATTCATTACTCCTTTCTCAGTGGTAATCCGCCAAACTACAGAgacttttttgaaataaatcaaAACACGGGAGCGGTCAAACAGATTCGAGCTGTCGACACCACGGttaccaaaaaatttgatattattattaag GCCGTCGAGGAATCAGAAGCAAAGCGATCAGCGACAGCTAAGTTGACAATTACCGTCAAACCGGTAGACAGTAATCCGCCGGTTATTACAGCATCATCTGTTGAGGGTTACGTTGATGAGAATGCGCCAGTTGGTACCAAGGTCATCGACAGAGATGGAAATCCGATTAAACTTACTGTATTCGACGCCGATCTA gcGCCAGAGGACCCCAAACCAAACTACACGTTCGAGTTGACAACGAGTTTCTTCGGGATCGATCAATCAGGAACTCTGATAGTAAACGAAGAGAATCTGGATCGCGATCCGCCGAGTCCTGGGCGGTTTAGATTTCAAGTTATTGCTCGCGAGAAATCAGGAATCGCGGCATCAACACCTCTGTCTTTTGTCGTGACGTTGAACGACGTCAACGACAATGCACCTCAATTGCCAATGGTACCGCCAATCACCGTCCAAGCTGGCGAAGCCAGACGGGAAGTAATCAAG GTTGAAGCAACGGATAATGATGAAGGGGAAAATGCAGAGATAACGTACAGCATTTATCATGTATCTAATAACGGCcagcaaaaattcaaaattgatcCCAAGTCCGGGGTCATAGAGTccgtaagaaaattgaatgcCGGTGAACAGTACAGTATCACTGTCCAGGCCACTGATAAAGGTGGTAAATACTCACAGACAAttgttgaaataaatgtcATACCCGGTCCCAATACGCGTAGTCCCGTTTTTCAACAACCGGTCTACGAAGTTCAGGTTAGCGAAGGTGCTCCTATTAATTCAACAGTCGCTACCATTAct GCACTCGACCCAGAAAATGATCCAGTGTCGTATTCAATACTTTCGGGCAATGACTTGAGGCAATTTGCGATCGGTGACAAGTCAGGCGTTATTACCGTTATAAGGAAGTTGGACAGGGAAGACTTGACGCGATATCAGCTG TTTGTTAAGGCTGAGGACAGTGGCGGGCTTTCGAGCACCGCGACAGTTAACATCCGCGTCACTGACATCAATGACAAGAACCCCGAGTTCCAGGGTCTGCCTTACGAGTTTGAAGTAAAGGAAGGCGAGGCGAGAAAATTAATTGGACATGTTCATGCTGATGATGCCGACGAGGGTATTAATTCTGAAATAACTTATTTCGCACCTGACGACATTCCGTTCACGGTTGATCCGGAAACTGGAGACGTTCTTACTAAAATAGCTCTAGATTACGAGCAAAATCAC gaATATAAATTTGTTGTGACGGCACGTGATGGCGCTCCAGATCCTCGTCTAGCGACAGCGACTGTCTCAGTAAAAGTTATCGATGTCGAAGACGAAGTACCGATATTTCATCAAAGTAGTTATGAAGCACGTGTTAAAGAAAACGTTCCTGATTATATGGTTATACAAGTTGTC gCCGATGATCCAGAcactaaaaaacaaataacatATGTAATTAAACAAGGCGACACTGATCTCTTTAGTATTGATCCTAAAACGGGTGTAATTAAAACAGTACGTGGACTGGATTACGAAAGAGATAGTCAGCATATACTCATTGTCGGTACTTTAGAAAATACAAGTGATCTTCCTGGATCTACTACTCGTGTCGTTATCAACGTACAA gaTATGAATGATATACCACCAGTGTTTACAACAATACCACGTCCAATAACACTTGACGATGACGTACCAATAGGTACCacagttattaatttattagccCAAGATTCTGATGGTACATCACCCGGTAATCAA GTAAGATATGAAATAATTGGACGTGGAAGTGCAAGTagatattttgtaattgatcCAGACTCAGGCATACTAACGGTCCGCGACGATTTACGGAAGGAAACTGACTCTGAATATCAa GTGGATGTAAGAGCTTACGACCTGGGCGAACCTCAACTATCTTCTGTAACGACTGTCCCAATTTATATTCGTCACGTAGCAACAGTTGCCCCGGAAGTTGGACTAGGTTTCGCTGAGGACTCTTACAATGTTGATGTGCCTGAAGATGCTAGTGACAATAcgctaattaaaattttgacaattaTAAATTCCCACGCTCACGATACAACTTTGAATTGCGAAATTTACAGCGGCAATGAGGATGGATTATTTGAAACTAAAATTACAGATGAACGTAATTGCGCattgagattaaaaaaaggaGCACTTGATTATGAGACAGTTGAATTTTAccagattaaaataaaattggaaTCTACCTCGGGCATTTTAAATTCACATCGCAATACTACGATg gttaaaattcaagtaattgATGTAAATGACAACAAACCAGAATTTATATTCCCCGAAGACCCGTTGGGTTTACGTAGACGTCGTTACTTTGCATCAATACCTAAAACCGCGCAATTTTCATTCAACGTTCTTCAAGTAAAAGCCCAAGATAAAGACAATGGAAAATACGGTAAACTCGAGTACAAAATGTTAAACGGACGTGGAACGCAATACTTGTCAATAGACAGTTCCTCAGGCATGATAAAAACAATCGGAACGTTCGACAACGTCTTGCTAGAAgaattaccatttaaattcaACGTCCAAGTACGTGATAATCCGAACTCGACGACTAAATTCAATACCGCCGACGCTCCCGtcattgttaatttaattgacgAAGAAAATTTACTTGTACTTGCAATCCAAGATGCATCTGCCGACAACGTGCAAAAAGAAGCGACGAAAATAGTGAGAGTATTAGAAGAAAAAACAGGACTGCTGATTGGTATCGATAGGATATCTACTAGAAAGACTGTTAATAAAAATGGTACCGTCGAAAATCATCCGTTGGATACTGACGTCTGGTTTTATGCCATTGATCCAAAGactgaaattattttagatcGTAACAATTCGCACTTAataag AGTAATGTTAGACAAGCCAGCGATGTCTTCATTAATTTTCGACGTATCAACAGCCGTCCGAGCTAACGCTATTGACATTCATGCGCCAGTAACGGCGCCCGAGCAACCAACAATCGTTACTCCTATAGCCGTTGCATTTAGCGGCGAAGTATTTCCATATGCTCTGATAATAATCGCCTGCGTTATTCTCGTTCTCGGTGTCGCTGGAATTATTTACATCTGCATATCCTGGTCCAG GTACAAAAGTTATAGAGAACGCATGCAGCGAATGTACGTTGTTCCCAGATATGATCCAGTTTACGTCGAGACGGATCTTAAGGAATACGAGACCCAAGTACTGCGTATGAGTGTCCCGAATGACGACAACGAGAGCTACAATGACTTACAATTAGactttagtaataaaaatcatgcATTTAGTCTTGACAATGTCAGTTACATTACCAAAGATCATGGCGGAAGTACTg GTCAACAGAGTCCAGTGAGCTCAGAAGCCGCGACGACAGTCCGCGCCTCTAGTATCGCGGGCAACCCAGAAGTAAACATGCAATCTCTGAGACGGTCAACGCTGAGTcgtaagaataataataatacgaatcttataaataatattgacaCGCCGGTATTGAATCCGCTGTTCAATCACGAAGAGCTTTTGAGCGCAAGCCCTTCAAATGATAACGTTACATTTAGAGAGAGGAAAGACTACTCGCACCTCGGGTTCAGTTACTTGACCGAGCAGAGTCCAGTTGAGACAACTACAGAATTGTAA